Within the Acidipropionibacterium acidipropionici genome, the region GCGCTCACACGTCGACGCCGCGGACTGCGCGGTCGTCGAGGTTCGGTTGGCGACTGAGGTGCTCACTTCGGCTCGCTTTCTTTCTCCGCCGCGGAGGGGGTGGGCAGGGTCGCGACCGACTTCGCCAGCCGGATCTCACCCGTCTTCCCCTGGGCCTTGAGCTTCTTGAGGTGGGCGTTGTACTCGGCCTCGGGCACGACGTGGACCTTGAACAGCATGTTGGCGTGGTAGGTGCCGCAGAACTCGGCGCACTTGCCGTCGAAGGTGCCGGCCTTCGTCGGGGTGAGGTCGAACTGGTTCGGGTGGCCGGGGATGACGTCCATCTTGAAGTAGAAGGCGGGCACCCAGAAGGAGTGGATGACGTCGGCCGAGTTGAGATGGAACCGGACCGATTTGTCGAGCGGAAGGTAGAGGTCCGGGATCTTCTCGATGGTTCCGGCGTCGTGAGTGACGACGGATCCGGCGTCCGGGTTGGCGGCCTCCATGTAGTTGAAGGTCCAGGACCACTTCTGACCCACCACATTGATGGTGTGATCGGGTTCGGCGTCCTTCGCCATCACCGAGTTCTGGGTGCGCACGGTGTAGAAGAACAGCACCCCGATGATGAGGAAGGGCACCATCGTGTACAGGATCTCCAGCGGGAGGTGGTACCGGGTCTGGCGGGGCACCTCGGGGTCGCCCTTGCGGCGGCGGAACCGGATGATCGCGAAGATGATGAGACCCCAGACGAAGACGCCCACGGCCAGCGCGGCGATCCAGGCCCCGGTCCACAGGCTCTCCATGTGAGGCGCTCTGTCGGAGGCCGGCGCCACCATTCCGAATCGGGCCGCCTGCCCCTTCGTCTCGGAGCTGCATCCGGCCAGGGCCGTCAGCGCCAGTGCGGCGCCCACGGCTGCGAGGGAACGCAACCTCGGCCTGCGCCGCCGGTCGACTTCAGATCTCACGACTCATCCCTTCCCGCCACATCCCGGCCGTCCGACATCGACGACCGATTGTTGTGTCCGTCACACCGAACAATAGCGAAAAAGCGGCACCCCGTCCGATGTGCGAATGCGACGGAGTACTCATGACGAGGGCCCGCTCAGCTGTCAGCTGAGCGGGCCCTCGACGCGTCGGGATCCGGAGGATCAGTGGAAGGAGTCGCCGCAGGCGCAGGTGCCGGTGGCGTTGGGGTTGTCTATGGTGAACCCCTGCTTCTCGATCGTGTCCATGAAGTCGATGGTCGCGCCGGTGAGGTAGGGGGCGCTCATCCGGTCGGT harbors:
- the ctaC gene encoding aa3-type cytochrome oxidase subunit II, giving the protein MRSEVDRRRRPRLRSLAAVGAALALTALAGCSSETKGQAARFGMVAPASDRAPHMESLWTGAWIAALAVGVFVWGLIIFAIIRFRRRKGDPEVPRQTRYHLPLEILYTMVPFLIIGVLFFYTVRTQNSVMAKDAEPDHTINVVGQKWSWTFNYMEAANPDAGSVVTHDAGTIEKIPDLYLPLDKSVRFHLNSADVIHSFWVPAFYFKMDVIPGHPNQFDLTPTKAGTFDGKCAEFCGTYHANMLFKVHVVPEAEYNAHLKKLKAQGKTGEIRLAKSVATLPTPSAAEKESEPK